A DNA window from Brassica napus cultivar Da-Ae chromosome C1, Da-Ae, whole genome shotgun sequence contains the following coding sequences:
- the LOC106374367 gene encoding endonuclease 5-like, translated as MRLSLRQWVASVLVLTQLVHGALCWGKDGHYTVCKIAEGYFEEETVASVKKLLPESSQGGGDLASFCSWPDEIKHLSQWQWTSSLHYVNTPEYRCNYQYCRDCHDSHMKKDWCVTGAIFNYTRQLISASVNSESLVHYNLTEALMFLSHYMGDVHQPLHTGFRGDQGGNTIIVHWYNLKTNLHNVWDDLIIESALKQYYNSSLPVMIQALQAKLMNGWSNDVPSWKSCQFNQTACPNQYASESIDLACKYAYRNATPGTTIGDEYFLSRLPIVEKRLAQGGIRLAAIINRIFSAKTKLAGA; from the exons ATGAGGTTGTCGTTGAGACAGTGGGTTGCGAGTGTGCTTGTGCTAACACAGCTTGTACATGGAGCTCTATGTTGGGGGAAAGATGGTCATTACACTGTCTGCAAAATAGCCGAG GGATACTTTGAGGAAGAAACTGTAGCTTCAGTGAAGAAACTTCTCCCTGAATCTTCTCAAGGAGGAGGAGATCTAGCATCTTTTTGCTCATGGCCTGATGAAATTAAACACCTCTCGCAATGGCAATGGACTAGCTCTTTGCATTATGTTAACACACCTGAATACAGATGCAACTACCAATACTGTC GGGACTGCCACGACAGTCATATGAAAAAGGACTGGTGTGTGACAGGAGCAATCTTCAATTACACAAGGCAACTTATATCTGCTTCTGTAAACTCAGAGAGTTTAGTCCATT ATAACTTGACAGAGGCTCTCATGTTCTTATCACACTATATGGGAGATGTCCATCAG CCACTGCATACTGGTTTTCGTGGAGATCAAGGTGGTAACACAATAATAGTCCACTGGTACAATCTCAAAACAAATTTACACAAT GTATGGGATGACTTGATTATTGAATCTGCTCTCAAACAATATTACAATTCAAGTCTTCCAGTCATGATTCAAGCCCTACAAGCCAAACTCATG AATGGCTGGTCAAATGATGTTCCATCGTGGAAGTCCTGCCAATTTAACCAAACAGCATGTCCAAATCA GTATGCATCTGAAAGCATAGATCTTGCCTGCAAGTATGCTTATAGGAATGCCACCCCAGGAACTACTATAGGAG ATGAGTATTTTCTCTCTCGGTTACCCATTGTTGAGAAAAGACTTGCGCAAGGCGGGATTCGCCTGGCGGCAATTATTAACCGTATCTTTTCTGCAAAAACAAAGCTGGCCGGAGCATGA